Sequence from the Maniola jurtina chromosome 18, ilManJurt1.1, whole genome shotgun sequence genome:
GAAATTCTATAAAAAGCGTGGAAAGGATTCAGTGTCAAGTATATCTTGGATTAAATCAACTGCATATCTACTTACGAATCACAAACAAGTTTTTTCGGCAGGACAAAAAATGTCTCaataaattaggtacttattgctATGATCATTTCGACGGGCATTTCTCAAAGAAAAATGATGCAATTTTCGTAATGGTCAGTGTCAATGCCCTTACAAACTGGTTTTAGTTTCGTGGCTCCATGTGTAAAATAACATATAATGTTAAGCACAATTGTTTTTGTTAATGCCATGAATTGTAAAAACAAGAAACTAGACAATGCCCGCTGCTTCGTCCGCGAGGAGTTAAGTTTTTAAGAAATCCtgggaaactctttgattttccgggataaaagtagcctacatccatctccagaatataatctatctctacaACAAACAGATGATGCCAGCAACCTTcaccacgtggatttaggtttttaatattgttacattttaggggacaaaagtagcctatatcacagGATGCAAGGCATTTCTGTATCTCGTCaagatcggttaaacggatggaccgtgaaaagatagcagacttttgtatttatgtatggagtatggatggTCAACGTATTTGTGGTCGTATCGATggatagtccgcgacaggttaagatggcaatcggggtataaggCGGTGGGACGcgccgcacgtcacccgcactcgCCCGTATCGAGTTAGCGAGACCATATTATATAGCACTATCTTACAATTATAAAAAGCCCGCTAGAATTAGGCTTTTTTCTTTCAAATCTTTGTAaatatgtatctgtgtgtacTTTTATTATACACACcttacctaatatttatttattttttcaggtTTTCTAGCATTTATATGGAATGGCAtgtattaaaacaaataatttatgattacttaaaatttattataaaaataattacgaATACAATCACATCTATCACTGGCGAGAGGTTTATCACAAACTCTTTAAAACCTCTGTCAGTTATCAAGttcacaattattataatcGTGACCAAGATGACTGATAACGGAGGAATATCTTATGGTGAGGTAATTTGATACAATTTAAATGCTATTCTGTTGTTTTCTAACCACCATCAGGCTAAAGCTACTCTAGACAACAATGTCACATATAAATTAACTACCAATCAATGTTTCCAACGTAAAagaaatttataataaaaactctTCATTGTCGAATTTTCATTACACTAGTAACATGGTTTTTGGTTACAAATTCCTTGCTCTAATTGCTTACATGTGGAGGTCTAACGTAGCCCTGACCAAATAGTTCCTATTCTGTTTCGTAAGTTACCGACGACGACCGTATCCAGTTTGAGGAGGGTAGTAGTTCGTTGGGGGATAATAGGTTTGCTGCTGTTGCTGTTGAGGATAATAGGTCTGTTGAGGGTACTGCGTTTGGGGTGGTTGCTGAGGTTTGGTAGGGTACGTTTGCGGGGGCGATGTTTGTGGAAATGTTGACGGGCCTGTTTGTGGTGGCGCTATCGGTCTTGGTGGTTCTTGACCTGGGGGATAGTAACCCTGTTGTTGTTTGTTCTTCTCTGCTTCGGCTTTTGCCGCTTCCTCCTTGGCGTTTTGGTCGATTGatctgtaaataaaataactgttAACTATGGTAATTTTTACCATAAGTTtgcaccaaaaaatattatccatGTGCATGTTGGACAGATCATCGTATGCGACGAACCTCATAACCTATTTTGTTGTCTTTTAGTACGCCGTGCGGAAAATTGGGTAAACTCTTTGATAGATTACAAGAAAGCTATGTAATGTTTCGTCACTGCAAACTCACGGTTAGCGCCACAGAATTAGGAGATGTAAGTCGTTACACCACGCCTGACTGCCCTGCCTGTATTTTCGGTCAAAAATTTGATATGCCATTAGTGACACTTTTATATAATCTTCTCGCAAACGTTAACTGATGTATGGCTGctaataaattactattttgtcCTATGTATATTTGATCAAGTCAAGATAGTTCGATAATTTCGTGtataaatcttaatttaaaGCGATTCAAGCGTTATTTATGAGACCACTTAAAATAATACAAGGTATTAACTATTTCTTCATTGAAAAACTGTTAGATTTACGAGCATACAAATGAAATAGAAGTTTAAAATTGCTGTttataaaaatcaatttttcatTCATGAATAATTTATGCATGTGTTTAGAAGTCATTATACTCTTGTAAATgcaaataaaatgtgttcaaaagAAAACACGAATCTGTATTGAGGACTATCATTATTACACTGTTTATaacatcattatttatttactagctgcaGTCACTGACATGGTCGTTAAATATCTATGGGTCGCATAAGAAATTCAATCACTCAGCTGGCGATGAAAACAGATTAGCTCATCCAGCTCCGTGGAACTTGCTATTGCTGGTGCGGATTTGATTCGAGCAAGTGTCGGATTTGTAGTTTCTGTACGCGATTAACTCAgaaaaatgaggagatccagaGGACCAGAGTAAGCGACATACTCGTAGCTCAGCAGGTTGTAAAGCcgaagtggtaatgggcagggcgcatagtttgaaaaatcgatagaccttggggtcccaaggtgttagaatggcgaccttgcaccggaaagtaATGTTGGACTCCCCACTAGTAGACAGGCCACATCAAGCGAATGGTAGGGTGCCACTGGTTTCCCTGGGAAGTCCCTACTatagacctatgtccagcagtagacgtctatcgtttgataatcatgatgatgatgatgatgaggcaCTGATTTAGTTGACAACTATACATGACAATTTTTTCTGAATAattcatatacaagtgtaaattaaaaatttataacacccccgacaagtgaaggttacagcaactagaaaagagctgataactttcaaccggctagctaagaacactctcgatcaagccacccttcaaacaaaaaaactaaattaaaatcggttcattagtttaggagctacgatgccacagatcgatacatagataaatagatacacatgtcaaacttataacacccctctttttgggtcgggggttataaatgaTCATGATCATACTTTACAATActataacattatattattacgaTCTGACTGAAACTGCTCGTTCTCAAAAATGGTTTTATTTGGTGTTGGGTACTTAGGtatgttatatttttcaaaCTTCACCATCTAGAGATACTGGGTTTAATGGGTCcgtaaaactgccataccctccAGGTTAGGGCGTTTATAATACTGCATTACCATTTATCATTGTGCGAGATCGCGGCCAAGCGAATACCTGTCATCGTCCTAATAAAACGCACCCAATAAAAAGCGGCACCAaataaaaacttcttaaaaaattGGAGATAAGTTAACTTAACAtccatattttatttgataGAAGAAACATTGTATTTATGGAatttagatgatttaataattcACTCACGAAACTCTAGCAAACTACGTATATTTACGGAAAGTGCGGAGCAGCCTCAATATCCATACGATGTAATTTAGCCCCAATGGAACTCAATGTAATTTTGTGTATAGTTTACGGATTTCCGTAAAAAAGAAATTAGTTAAAAGTTACACGGGTTTAAgaatttacaaacaaatctttgagcccttgtaacttttgtaacccccgacccaaaaagagagctgatagctttcaaacggctgaaccgatttttttggattatagctaagcatactctcgatcaagccacctttcaaacaaaaaaaaactaaattaaaatcggttcattagtttaggagctacgatgccacagacagatacacaggtacacacgtcaaacttataacacccctcttattgggtagggggttaaaaacaaataagacTAACAGAAAACCAAGGTATAACTTACGCTTGAATCGCTTCGGGAACTGGTGGTGGTTTGGGCAAATGGTCACCAATAGCATGGAAACCGGTATCATCTGCCCAGTATGTGACGGAGTAAACTTTGCCGTCAGCTGCGGTGAAGGAGTAGAACCCTTTCTTCACAAGGCTCTCTTTTTCTGTGTTCGGATTCGTGAAGTAACCTTCTTCAGCTACGTGCGTGCCGTCAGCGATTTCATATCTGTTGAATTTAGAgagataagtacataatatctttattagggttccgtacctcaaaaggaaaaacggaacccttataggatcattttgctgtctgtctgtctgtccgtttgtctgtctatcgtgtcagtcaagaaaacctatagggtacttctctagaatcatgaaatttggcaggtaggtaggtcttatatcataagtaaaggaaaaatccgaaaaccgcgaatttgtatgTACATGTacatcactaaaaaaatattaaaatgtgtgttcaaattcaaagtaagataactttaccaattggggtatcatatgaaagggctttacttgtgatttctaaaacagatttaatttatttttatgcttaatagtttttgatttatcatacaaaatgtCGGCAAAATACCcgtatacggaaccctcggttggtgagtctgactcgcacttggccggtttttaatccAATTAGTAAATTTACTATAACGATAACATTTGGCGGAGGGTAAAGAATTTTTACCCCTGATCCAtctaatatttttcaatattagtCAAATCcactcatcgccggcccactatgCAGGacggatcttctctcagaacGAGAAAAGTTTAGCCATAATTCACCACGCTGCGCTGGCCAACTGCAAAtcggcaaacttcacacacctttaagaataatttggagaactctcagtcacGAAGGTTTTTTCTCAACGTTTTACtgcaccgtcaaagcaagtgatatataatAGCTTAAAAAcgcaaaaagttagagatgcgtgcccggaatcaaatTCTGGTCCCCACTAAGATATTACCACTTTTTAGCATTTTTTCGCTTCAAGATTAGCATAACAGAAACACAAATAGGTACatgtttataaaaatacctTTGGACTTCCTAAAATAAAGTGTTAAAGAGCTCTACTATGAAAGAGCTATAAAGCGAATCCGGACTAAAAAGGCGAATAAAATTAGCAACTAACCAGCCAAGTCCATTATAGCGGATGATAGCAGATTACGTGGGATTTCGTTGTAGAAGTTTTATTTTAGGACGTATCTAATTATGCAAAGTTTTAGGAACGAAATATTCAACAGTTATATTGGTGATAAAATAACAAGTTTTTTTAGTCACTTCTTCgtcaatttttatgatagtcGATACACCGTTAGGGTCTCATAAGTCATAATATTGAGAAAATCCACAAAAAACTTTGAACACATTTGCATACAAATGATTCTTAAGTTATTGATCGTTTAATGGTTtaggatataatttttaaatggacACTTCCAGAcgcttataaaatttaaatacaacaATCGAATTAAAATCAGATCAAATTTTTAGCAATTCGTACCTAAAGTaaacaaattttcaaaatgtttttaacaACTAACTAAATTGATTATTGCCTTTGGATCTCATGCAGTCATATGCAAATATATTAACTTAGTTATTTGGGTATTGGAAAGAGATAATGAATTTAGTTAAATGCCTTTTAGCGACCCTTTTCTGTATTTGAAGGTACCGTCGATAAATTAACACGAAAAGGTTCAACCATCTTGATAACTTGTATAAATTTGTGTCTGCAGGGTATTTTGCACCGGACTGTATTAAATTTCAAATGCCTGTAATAATTTAGCCTTGAACAATGTTCAGGCAAAAATTTTAAGGATACGTTTTTAGGCTGAGTTtcgttgataataattaatgtaaaattaatgtaatcttcgtcaagttttattttactaattCTACTTTTattctagttttctttttacAGTTCAAgaactactactactacctGTACTACTAGCGATCGTGAGTTTTAAagaagtttttctttttattataggTACGATTACAATAATGTGTGCAccaatttaaacatattttctaGGGCACATATTTGATTTGAAATAATTACACTTAGCGGTTACCTTTGAGATAGCAGTTTCCATTTTTCTATACATATTtcattttagttaaaaaaaagttaagccAAAAGGCATGTTTTGTGGATTTTTGAAATAAGATGTAAGGTGATAAATTGTGACTTACGAGTAGTTAATGAACTAATAAGAAAATGCACACTTACTCATATTTGTAGCTGCCATTTTCTCCGAGGGATTGTTCATTTTTTATGACTGCAACGGACTCAGTTGTCGTGGATGTGGAAGAAGGCGTCTGATTCCAGTTGTTccaattattatttgtgtttTGGTTGTTCCAGTTTTGAGAACCAGTGTTTGTGGGCTTAGTCCACGTATTTTGTGAACTTGGTGGGTTTGTGGGTGTGGTCCACGTGTTTTGTGAACCCGTGTTCTGGTTGTTCCAGTTATTTTGCTGGTTATTTGCTGGGTTCTGAGGATTCTGGGTCCATGAGTTCTGAGGATTGTTCCACGTGTTTTGGTTTTGGTTATTGTTCCAAGAGTCCCAGTTGTTTTGTGGGTAGTAAGTGTTTTGTGGAGGATTATTTTGAACTGGGGCGTAGCCACCTTGGGAAGCTGGGGGAGAAGGAGGAGGAGCTgcattgttataattatttgaaGGAGGATTCCAGGGCCTTGTCGGAGCGTAACCTTTAGATTGAACATATTGTTGTGACTTTTGAAGGTCCATAGAAGCAGCAGCCTGAAGATCGTCTATCGACTCTTCATCCATTTCCATAACTTCTGCTAGCGAGATCGCTAGCGTGACGGCGAGAATGACTagctgtaaaaaaaataaaaaattaaaactactacgtttgttttatttaagtttttcaacCATAGTAGTagtaaactaaattttaaaattacgctgatagtaaattaggtatttaaatatatGCTATTATTAGTTGAATTAAATTTAAGTTCACTTTTGAATTCCACAAAATCACTGTCTTGCCTTTTTGAAATAATTCgcttcattataatattagaattttcaaaatcgccTAATGCCGTGTTAATTGCGCGTATCCATTTTTGTCACTGTCCCAAGCACATTCCTAGTTATTTTCACTTCACAAAATTCCAAGGACTCACCAGCTTCATGTTGATGTCCTTCCTACTCCGCGCTCTGGTCGAAACTGTGGCTTCAAGGGGTCGAAGCAcatttttataggaaaaatgTCCTGCGTCCTCCATCGTAAGCGAACCACGGCATCTTAGTGCGGCACACAATGACCTCACCTTTGATGTCTCCGATTAGAGGATACGGATTTAGGAAAGATGCACTTAGCTCATTGGTAAAATTGTGTTTTA
This genomic interval carries:
- the LOC123874434 gene encoding putative mediator of RNA polymerase II transcription subunit 29, which gives rise to MKLLVILAVTLAISLAEVMEMDEESIDDLQAAASMDLQKSQQYVQSKGYAPTRPWNPPSNNYNNAAPPPSPPASQGGYAPVQNNPPQNTYYPQNNWDSWNNNQNQNTWNNPQNSWTQNPQNPANNQQNNWNNQNTGSQNTWTTPTNPPSSQNTWTKPTNTGSQNWNNQNTNNNWNNWNQTPSSTSTTTESVAVIKNEQSLGENGSYKYEYEIADGTHVAEEGYFTNPNTEKESLVKKGFYSFTAADGKVYSVTYWADDTGFHAIGDHLPKPPPVPEAIQASIDQNAKEEAAKAEAEKNKQQQGYYPPGQEPPRPIAPPQTGPSTFPQTSPPQTYPTKPQQPPQTQYPQQTYYPQQQQQQTYYPPTNYYPPQTGYGRRR